The Pomacea canaliculata isolate SZHN2017 linkage group LG14, ASM307304v1, whole genome shotgun sequence genomic sequence TACTCACATTTCTCTGAATATTGCTTATCATCAGGTGTGTGGACAATAATTCTTTCAAGACAAGACATCATTGCAGCAGTAGCCAGTACTTGCTGCTGAGTAGTCAAGGATAAAAAGCAGTCCATATCAACAGCAAAGGGATTACGGGGTGCTGGGTACATGCACAATTTAACAAGTTCAGCGATGACATCCCATATAAATACatctgaaacaagaaaagaagaaaattaatttaaccAAGGGATAATAAtagcaattttaattttttgtattgTAAACTTAGATTATTGGTTTTTAATACACGATAACTTGTAACCATTCTTGGTAAATtctctattttctttaaaaaaaaaaaaaccttcagtgGCCAGTATCAAAAGTATCAAAAGTAACACCTGGCTGACTTGCTGAAATTAGCTGATGGCAAATTATATTGCTAAATCTAATTACATTTTGATTATACAAGTTTGAAAGTGTaatttttacttcctttttttctatatattaaataataaaaagtaaccTTCCGTTAATAATCATCAACAAACTGGGCTTGAATATGGGCCATTAATTCTTcattcttttaataaatgaCATTATATATCTATTAACAGTAAATCATTGTGAAAAcagtttgtaattttgtgtgtgtgagatagagaaagaCATGCTACTGTAAATGAGTTTTTGAAGATGCATACACGATACCACAGCATAATAAAGCCAATTCTGTCAGGCTACTGTTAAATGTTTacgaaaacaaaaccaaaaaagattACCTGTGTCCTTCCACTGAGAAGTGGACTTCAGGCGCAGTGGGTTATCTTTGTCTGCCAGCCCTGACATTTTCATTAGGCGGGTGTGATTTGACCTCACCCATACATAAGGACAGGAGTATCGAGCATAACCAGCAACAAGAAATAATGTGTGGGAACCCTAAAGGCAAAATGTTGAATTTCTTAGTAATTAAACCAATGACATGTCATTTGGCAAATTTGTAGAATAAAGCATCCTCATCTTAACCACCCTTATCTTTAATCAGCAACTTTTTTTACCAATATAAAATTACATGCTATATTTGGTAATAAATAAATGCTCTAACTCGTAGCTGCTGATATGCTTTAAAACTTTTCCCCCAAAATACGTTCCATTTATACATATGGAagtggtaaaaaaaacaaaagatgcaGAAGTTATGATAATACACGTTCTCAGTCAAGATTTATCTGTAACAACTGAGGCATTAAATATCaattacagaataaaaataagaaatccaTACACTGTTTGATCCTTGCTCATTATCACTTGGTGATGCAGGTGGGAGTCCAACACCCTGATTTCCCATTCCACTCAGTGCCATCTGAGTACCCTGTGACAACATAAGAGCCCTCCTAAAAATGGAGGGAGTGATGTTATTCATGTAGAACAGTCTTCCTAGGCAACATATAAaagtagtttttgtttaaaaacggGTAATTTTTAAATTTGGTAAAGAATTAGACTGGTGAAGCATGCTCCCTTCACAATGGTCCAGTGCAGGGGAGGCAAGTTTTTCACATACTCAATGGAGACTCAGCATAggcgagaaagaaaaaaagaaaataagttttgaaGAAGAGCATGGGCATGAATAGAGGGAAAGTTAGCTACACccaaatagtaaaaaaaaaagaaaacaaacaataaaacaaaaagcagttaGTTGATTACAATATGCTCTGTTTCCACATGAACCCTCTGCCTATAAAGGAGAATGCCCATTTGTCTTAAATATGGAAAGCATAATTTTGTACAATTTTGATTTTGCATGTGATCATCAGTTCAAAAGAATCTAACTAAGTTAGTAAGCAGTTTTCTCTCTACACATTAGAATATTTTTCCAATCACCATGAGCaggagaacattaaaaaaatgcatttttgcttgatgaaaaaaaaaacctcttagCTACTGAGGTGAGGAGTAGGGAGGCGGTATCTATCTTTGGGTATGTTATAAACataccataaaaaaattatgcaattttaagcaaaagcttttatttcttaataattaATATCACAAGTTTAATAACATACGGATCATATGGTAAATGGGCTGATGTCAAGCTGTCTCCAGCAGAAAATTCTGTGGCAGAATTACCAATAAAACTGCATCTACGTGATGAAACCTGAAACAAATACAGAATGAAAATCAAAACTAATAAGCAAAATTAAGATAATGATTGGAGCAGAACTAAAGTAAAGCCAACAGAAAACTATGTTCACCCACTCAGTCAACAAAAATCTCTGATCAGTTCTGAGATGAAATTATACTTGACTCATGATGAATGCTtcagtttctttacttttttaaaaattaaaaaatacaaatacaaaacatctttatcttCCAAGGTTTGCTTGCTGTCACTAACTCTACTAGATGtgattttattgcaaatttTTTATCTATCACTTCATTTAAGTCAAGCATATTCATGTGCAGTGTCAATGAAGTGAAATAGTGAGACATTTGGACTCTTTGATACTTCCTAAAGTGACGGGCTCATGCTCAACCCAAAATTTCTAgtggagagaaagataaaaaagtgtGTTGCCAGGAATACTCATTTCCCACTTTCTCTGTACTATACTTTGATTCTTGCTTTCTTCCTTGTACACTTGTACAAGCACACAGTACAGAGCTTTATAATATAATGAAATTAAGGATTTTTTCAAAGCTGCAAAAAAATGCCAAATTAAAATTGAGATTACTATTGCTTAAAggccaaacatttttttttaatgccaggGTTTTGTTCCTTACAAGCTATTGTATCAGTAATAATTTTCAGAATCTGAGCAAATAGCtctattttatttgcaagatAAAAACTCGTCAGACACTAAAACTGTTACCTctaattttcaatttttgaaaGAGGTGACTCACTTCCAGCAACATTACAAAAAAGCAGACTTAATTTCCTATCAGACTTGGGTTAGCCTTTAAGTCATAGTGAGCTAAattgttttatgctttttgttTCAAGATGTAGCCATCATTCTGTTTTCTCAGCTCGATCTGTTTCTTACCTGAGGTTCATGACTGACAGTGACGCAAAGTTCCTCTTTACCTCGCAAATACATCGAAAAGTGCTGGAATCCCTGTACAGTTCCAAATCTGGGCAACTCTGAAAGAAAATGCTGCAGTTTTTTCTTTAGTGCTGCTTCCTGGGCCTGCgaaaaagtgaatttttaaGTAATTTAATACCTTTGATTTAAGCAaacatgataataaaacaaacgattgaataattttaaatgtttgattcAGTAGCTCTTTGCCTGATACGtattacaaattttacaaaccGATATGTCCATTGTTGCGTCTGCTTTTGCTTTCTAAAGCCGAATTAGTAGCTCACAGGTGGTTCCGtcgcattttgttttcattcacaaGAAATAATCAAGTGCTGTTTTCTCCCTTTGCTGATTTTGCTCCTGGCAACCTGAGAGTTTAAAAAGCGAAGTGAATGTTAAAGTAAAACATCAGATTTGTTCAGTGTTTTCGGCTTCATTTTATGCGTCTCTTTCATTGCCTGGAGGGAACAATAACTCCAAATTGTCTTAATTCAAAATTTCCTTTTCATGGTTCGCTTTAGCCTTTTAGAAACGCGTCAATGACGGCTGCTACGTGTTTCAAAAGGTATGTTCCCCCTTCCACCAATCGCCCCACTCCCTACCACGTCCtcttgctggcacggcataaaacacaaacaaacaaaccacatcCTCAATCCTTATGCTATGGTCAATAGGCATTCCCAGAAGATTTAACTGCATTGACTATCTTTACGTAAGAACTTTACTCATAAGTTTTCTGGTCAATGATCTAATCTGTTTTATATATCATATTCCTATTAGTCACATTACTTTGGCCATTCGAAAATGATTGGAACGAGTTATTTTGATATGAAACATTGTGTTTAAAAGGTGAAGGATACCACCATATCCTGCACGCCAGGCAAATAGTGGCAGTAGTCGAACGCTGAGTGTGCATTCTTATCAGTGTATTCGGTATTTTCCGTTAAGCTTTAGTTGTTGCAGTTATTACTATTTAATTATAGTTATTAAATATTAGTTTTCAATAGCTGctttacatttatatacttatataaaaTGCGCTTACAGACATCATCATGTAAGCAAATTCTTGTTCAGTATCTTCtttctgcaattaaaaaaaaaaattaagcaggCAGTGTCTTTTAAGCCATTCAATTGTATTTGCCAGCCAGTTGAGGAATGGATCCATCTCGTAATGATATGCCACTGGAGTTTAATAGGAACAAAGGAAAGCCTCCTGTGGTTTACACCCACAGTGATGCAGATGAAATTGCTGCAAGTAAGAGCTGATGTTTCCCATGTCATCCACAAAATATAAGCAATCTAAACACCACAGATCTGGGCATGATAAGTAATTGCCTGACAGGTTGTCATAATTTATAAGGAAGCATATTAACCCTCTGAGCATAACATAAAATTGTAAGTATTataaagactggctaataaccAACAATTGCAAGTGCAACAGtgagtgaagtttgttttttattattattgctctcAGGTAAACGTTAGACCAAGAagccaaaacaatttttggaaaGCTTGAAGTTTGCAATAAAGGTATAAAATTGCCTTCCCCATGCTACCCTAACAAAACCACAACCTTGGCTCATTGTGCTTGAAGGGTTAAATATGcaccattattttatttttagtttaaaaatctGGATATGCACATTTGAGTAGagcagtggtgcccaaccttttctcgcccaaGGGCCGggctggacatgatataaaatctttaaGGCCAAGACATggcagttttgccagaatcatgacgttaaaaaagaaattactctGTATCTGGTTAAAACGAGTAGGCTGGATGAGGCACCTTCTTGGGCTGGATGTGGCCTGTGGGCTGTAGGTTGGTAacccctgcttttttttttcaatagtgGCTTTAGTGGCCTAttggaaataaaacattcatgttttggttgtttacattgtttttccGCAAggagcatttttttaatgataggCCCCGCCCTCTTTTTTTGGCGGACAAAACTTTGTTGATAAGAGACATAATTTTgctattatatttattattaaatgttatttgtcTAGCTATAAATGTTTTCCTTTGATAACAATTGTTTATGAAAATTGTTATAAAAAATGCGATAAGTGGGCAGCATAAACATTATTCTGCACATGAAGTTTGTAAAATGGACAAGTGGACATTAACACATAATCAATTATATCTTCTGGTGTTTTTATGTGTTACACGTTCTAACATGTGGTGTCATTTGCACAGTgcacaaaactttattttaacagATGATGTTACATCCAGCACCGTATCGGCTGCAATGTTTGCAGCTGCATCAGCAGCAGCCTCTAGTACAAACACGATCATGAGCACAAATCACTACAGTATGGCAGCCATGGCCAATGGTAACATGGATATGGCAGACAGTAACAGCGGCATGACTGGTAACATGATGGCGCCCATGACAGCCCTTGGCCCAATGGGCCCCATGGGCCCAAATCCCATGATTATGGGACCAGTAAATATGGGACAGGTATGTAACTGTGTATGTATGCCCAGTCtgttaaattacttttttttttttttctgaaaaaagttttcatctcAAATCATTCTCTGGGAATGGTGAGATATTAATCTGCGTTGTTAAGTGCACTGAAATCAAATTTAAACATGACCTAAGATGTGCTAACCTGTAGATTTAGGTGTACTCAGGAAACAGTCAACCTaggaacaaaacaaatgcatgtatatttaAATAGTGTAGGGAAGAGTAAATGAAAATGCCATCAGAAGAAGTGCCTTTTACCCTGATGTTTAGTGATCTTCATAGTTGATCTATATGTAAGTGTACTGTTGTGGTTTAGTGACTTCTGGAGTTTCTTGCATCATTAactggtgtgtatgtgtgtgttgtagtaCGGAAACATGCTTGGTCCACTAGGGCCAATGACACCCATGGGATTAATGGGCCCAGGACCTGGAGGAATGGGAGGCCTGGGACCTGGTCCTGGAAGCATAGGATTAGGAATGCCTGGCATGGGACAAAGCATGGGACCACCCATACAACTCAAGGAAATTATTACACTGAATTCCTGTGTTCTGTACCCACCACACCCAGGTCAAAGAAAAATTGATATGCTATCTTTGCCATCTCTGTGAAATAAGTCTTAAAGCCATGAATAAAGAAGTTGGGATATAAAAGGATAATTGGTGACAGCTGTTTGTCGGAGCAATTTTAGCTGTGTGAGCATTGTTTGAGTAGATACTGCAAACCATTTTCAGAGAAATGGTATTATCtaattttctcttatttctgcAAACttcttatgttttatgtttgttttacttttaccaTTCTCTTTGAGTAAAAATCTATCTTTACCATAAATAGGTACATCTAGGATTTACAGGTACAGTTAGAAGGTTTATAAGAGGGCATATAATCATGATTAGCTCACCAACTCACCAAAACTGAAAGGAAAATGTGGGAATTAGCTAGCACCTAATGCCATTAGGATTCAGTAATTTACTCTCTGGTTATGAGAAGCTTAAAACTTATGTCACTTCCTTCCTTTATCCTGGCTGCATGTTCATGCTCACATTTAATACAAGTTGTTGgtgcttttctttaatttctttaaaggcAAAATGCATGATATAAATTGCACATTGTtattaatatgtaaatatagtATTCAACCTTGAGTTACAGTTGATGGGATTAAACTTGTGATATGATACCACAAATACTGTGATGTATGTAAAAAGGTTAACTGGTTATATGGAGGCATATTtgcttctattttcttttaatttttttcctcggACAATTCAGATGCCCCACCACACAGTGTGAGGGAACGACCACCAGGATGTAGAACAGCTTTTATTGGAGGACTGCCagaaaatatcacagaagaGATTCTTCATGAGGTATTTGAACGGTGTGGTCAAATTGAGACCGTTCGTCTTGGAAAGAAGAACTTTGCCCACATTCGCTTTGTCCATCATGATGCCGTGGAGCAAGCCATATATTTGTCaggtatgttttattttgataatatttgtaatatatcTTAATTAGTTTTAGGAAAATTGCAGCTAGTAGCAGCAatccatcttctttttttccaaaggaAGTTGCATGTATCAAATGCTTGAGTGTTTGTGAGGTGTATGTTCTACCAAACCATTCATGTGCTTGGGGCCCTCAACATCATGTCTTTGCGCATGTGCCACATGTAAAAAATGTgcctttataaataataatatttagaaataatatgaataatatACCCCTTCTCTCACTCAATAAATACATGGAGCTTTAAGAAATGGAAGAAGTTTCCAGTTAATTGCATTATATCAATATGCaacttttctctatttttttaaaatggggTGTAGGCTTTCGAATGAAAATAGACAACAAAGATGACAAGCCAAACACAGGCCGTCTGCATGTAGACTATGCCAATGCACGCAATGACCAGCACGAATGGGAATGTGAGCAGAGAGCCATGGCTCGTGAAATGCGCCATCAGCAGCAGATACAAGAAGAGCGTCTTAGAGTTCCTTCCCCTCCACCTGTCACTCCCTTTACGGTGTTTGATGGCAACACATTGCTGGAAGTTATCAAGAGtgagtaattttttaattagaaaaccAGATTTTAGCAGTCTTTAACAGCACAAACCATGGTTTCCCATCTGTTATACACTAAGGGTTTTCACTCCCAGTTAAAACTTTCTGTTGAGAGTTCAAAACCCTTCAAACCCTAGTTGTCATGTCTTTGTGTATGTAAATCTGTAATCAACATTTGATCAAAGTATATTACTTTCGTTACAAAATGTCTTACCTGGCCTAAACTCTTTTACCTTGAACATTAAAATCATTTGACATGAAAAAATTTACATTGAACATTAAAAtcatttgacattaaaaaatttaggTGACTCTGGATTCATGAAAGCATCGCAAAAGCTAATTGCCTGGCTGGATCGTGGTAGCGTTGACAAGCGATCAAGCAGTCTTTTCTACTCCCTCATCCAAAGTTCAAACACTCATGTAAGACGCCTTCTGCTGGAGAAGCAGCAGCATGAAGAGGAAGTAAATCAGGCGAAACTTCTTTTTAAACAGCGGGTGCAAGGCATCCTGGTGCAATGTAAGTTGTGTCCCTTACATTTATCTCCTTGCTTTAcaactgttattatttactATGTATTTCTCATTTTCATGCAAAATCATAAATGGTAGAAAAGAAGATAGAAATAGAATGCTTACACCGAGCTGTGCTTGCACCTTACAGAAGGACACAAATCAACCAGCTGCAGTGGAGGAAAGTAGATGAGTTAGTCATAGGCATGCATACAGTGgggttttcattttattttgcactgTGACCTTCATGGCAGATCTTAACTGTGCCTCCAATGCTGGGAAACTTAGACCTGTTATCTGCTAACTTCTTGGTCACAATCTGAGTTAAAGTgcacagatttgtttttaatacttgTAAATCATTTAGTTAGAAGAGTCAATTTGAAAACCTTGACAGTTATAATTGCATAGCcttcacattattttataataatggcTCATTTGAGTTGATTCAGATTTGTCAGTTTTTAACTACTAGTTTGCaggaagcatttttttaatcagaataTGAACCATCAGTTTTCTCTTACATAATTTATCCATTTATTAATACTTGGATTTGTTGTGCTCAGAACTTGCTGTGGAAAGTTGCTATTTGCTACCCATCCATCccctaaaaagaaagaaaaaaagctaaaaagtATGTGCAAGATCTTATAAAAGTATGCAGATAAATTATCATAAAGATACCTTACATTGTTAGtctatgtatttttattgtacatGATCTTTAGAGACTATAGTTGATGCCCCATGGTAAGTGTTGAACAGATGGAATAGTGCTTGTGAGAAATAAGAGCTCTTGAGGAACCTTTGGCTTCAGCTGTAGCCAAGAGTGGAGAATCAAACAAGAAATGGTAATGTTAAAACTGCCTCATTTCTGTAAGTGGGTCAGATAGAGCACATCTTTGCGGCCTCCCTCAAGCAGAAGAACTGGGACCATTTTACGAAGGCCCAGCGCAAGAACATCGACATGTGGTACAAGCAGGTGCAGGTAAGGGCAAGAGCCATGTTAACAGGTGTTTTGTTGTAAAGCAACAGGAATGTAACGTGCCACAAGAATGTCCATGTCATAGCATTTGTGGATACAATTCAAAATCACAGATCTTATGGGTGGCTCATTAAGTGACTATTGGTGTCACAATGAATATTGCAATTTGGTAAGTGACGTAATAATTTTGCACATAATCCAATACTTTCCTGGCCTTGTAAATAAACTATAGCCAGCTCAAAAATATAggacaaatgtatttttttgtgctcGCTTTCATTCCTGTTGGCTGGGCTCTTGTGTTTGACAATGTGTTGTTTTCACTTTGTATTAATTGGATGACTTGCAGTGGCATATGACTTGACTAAAACATACACTTACCTCTAAAATGAGCTATGGAAAGAGCTGAGGGTGTGCTGAAAAACACTCCACAAAAATGATTTGAAAGACATGTACCACTGTAAGATGCATCAGTTTTCAGAGATATTCCTGAAATAAATTGTGGAGAATAACAAAGATTGGAGCTGGTAGACGAGATCACTGGCCTACTGTAAATGAAAGTAACAGTTTTCAAGGATATTTGCTAGGAAGAATGCACACAGTGCATGTCAGACAAAAATTTTATCAGAAGGTGCTATTCATCTAGCTTCTGCTAAATTGAGAGGTCAGGACCAAAGAGTCATGCAGTGGACACGGTGATGTGGTAAATGTTGTAGGGCAGCATTGTAACTTATTCCTGAGCATGTTGCTCCGACTTCATCTGCAAGTGAATGgtaaaatatcattttgtgagTGTCAAGAAGTTGTCTTCAGGATGGCTGAATGGACCATACTGTCTACATGGACTTTTCAGGTAAAACATGTTGCACCCAGGAACTGTTTCAGGAAATTGCAGGCCTTTGAGTCGGCACTGTTCGTGGTAAAGAACAGATATTCCAAGCACTCTTTtggaaattaaatattttccacaaattgaaaaattgcattatttagcttttctctttgtgtttgcATTGGAATCTTTGGATCATCTGACAAAGGTAAATAGATTAAGGAGTGATCATACCAGAGCAAGTAAAGGTCTGTTATATCATGAAGATGAAGGTAATTTTCACTGGTCTGAAGTAATGCACTCACTAAAACTTGGAGATTAAAAAGAATTCTTCTGATTGCTGGTAAAAATCATATTGACTTGAACCAACATTTTAAGCTTATTTTATTAATCACCAAGGGTAAGTTTCTACCAGTTATAAATTTTAGCCAGCAGAGACTATGAGGTGTGAATCACGGAGTTACAGTAGATTCTGAGGAATTGAAATGCATTGTGACTATGACTCCATGGCTTCTCCATTTCTGTGAAATTTCACATAAGGAGTtatgggaaaaaagaaacaagagtCAGGTATACATTATCTTGTTCTCGTGGGAAATGCTGCAACGTATCTTCAGATGGAAGTGTTATTTTGGTGATGATTAAGTCATTCTGCATTACACTTCTTACAGGAGATTAAGACATCTCAACAAGCTGAATTTCTCAGTGAACGCAGTGAAGATGAAATGGACCTCTCAGATGCAGAAGGTGACAGTAATGAACCACCTGGCAAGAAAAAGCGCagtgaggatgatgatggtaattTGTCCTGTGCTGAAATTgatctaaagatttttttttttgtagaagtaGATATTAAGGGTGATCACTCAGTTCATTTGTATTTATCATGGGTGGTTctttttctgatgatgatggggtTGTTGAATGCTCACTATTACTTGGAATAGCTATCAGACCTTTTAGTTAAAGTCTCAGATTACTTGCATTACTaatagatatttttatattatttgatTAGCAGGAAAAATTACAAGCATAAGAAATTGGATTTAGTTTGAAAagtgataaaacattttatttcacagcTGTGACCTTGGAAATCAGAGTACTGgtaatttagttttgtttgtaaattttgtgtatatttgtccTTTGATTGTCCTCCAAACCATGTCATCTGATGTCTTTGTTTATCCCTAAGTGACGTCATTTTTAAGTATGATTTTGATATGTGTAActatattttacatttgaagGTAGCTCTTGTCGTATATTTTGCATATGGTGTTGAAGGTAATGCAGGTGTATCAGCAGAGGTTGCTGcacttaaagaagaaaatgactcATTAAAATGTCAGCTGGCTGCTTACATGAATGAAGGAGAGATGGTCAAACTGGAGGCCAAACAAACTACAGAAGCTTTGGAACGACAGATTACGTCTCTTCAAAATGCACTGAAAGGCATGCAACAGGTACCCTGTGCTTACAAAGTTAATTTGTGAaaaggcaatttttttaaaaataccatttGCTTCTATTGATTTTGCTATATAGTTATATTTTGCCCTGATCTTCTAGTAGGTTACCTTTGATATGTTGGTATGTTTTTCCTCagtagtattaaaaaaaaagtataattttgAAACCATCCTTTAACTTGTTCATTCTTTATTGGGTGCTGTATGTTACAGCAACTAATTTCTCAGCAAGCACAAATGCGACGTGCACAAGAAGAGGCTCGGACAAACACAGCAGCTGTAAGGAGATCCCCATCATATGGCAGCAAAGAAGAAGGGATTGAAAATGAGGTTCTGCTCCCCCTTCCCTCTTTAAAATTGTGATCCTGTTCATTGCCAGTAAATGATGTTTCCAGcagatgtaaataatttaaatcttcATGGTTGTAGTATATATGAACTGAACTGGAGCTTCAGGATATGGAATTGCATTAAGAAATTTTGAACAAATTGATGGTAAAACATTGGAATTCTGattgaaataatgtttatgaaaacaacaaaatctcaCAGTAGTTAAATACTTGTGTTTGTGACAGGGAAAAGAATCTGGTGGAACTATATCGGGGATCTCTAGTCAAGAGACGCTGGTTAGCAGCAGTGGCATCAgcctgaaagaaaaagaagtatgGATGTTAGGTGaggataattattttattactttgattttttaagTAGCCTTTTGCTTATTtcctaaaccaaaaaaaaagtgcatttgGGAAAGGTTTTATGTGaagtaaacataattttattattttgatcttTAACTTTCTCTCAAGGActgat encodes the following:
- the LOC112555879 gene encoding uncharacterized protein LOC112555879, whose translation is MDISAQEAALKKKLQHFLSELPRFGTVQGFQHFSMYLRGKEELCVTVSHEPQVSSRRCSFIGNSATEFSAGDSLTSAHLPYDPRALMLSQGTQMALSGMGNQGVGLPPASPSDNEQGSNSGSHTLFLVAGYARYSCPYVWVRSNHTRLMKMSGLADKDNPLRLKSTSQWKDTDVFIWDVIAELVKLCMYPAPRNPFAVDMDCFLSLTTQQQVLATAAMMSCLERIIVHTPDDKQYSEKLLEDLQLVSRLHYTALQMLARKHQLPVLEEYHQGQKQKMHSAQSGRGTFAKSGGRYPSIENTTVTPNPGMTVESTRGVYTPQGSAERGFPGYGFTPAPSLF
- the LOC112555875 gene encoding LOW QUALITY PROTEIN: ecto-NOX disulfide-thiol exchanger 2-like (The sequence of the model RefSeq protein was modified relative to this genomic sequence to represent the inferred CDS: inserted 1 base in 1 codon) encodes the protein MDPSRNDMPLEFNRNKGKPPVVYTHSDADEIAANDVTSSTVSAAMFAAASAAASSTNTIMSTNHYSMAAMANGNMDMADSNSGMTGNMMAPMTALGPMGPMGPNPMIMGPVNMGQYGNMLGPLGPMTPMGLMGPGPGGMGGLGPGPGSIGLGMPGMGQSMGPPIQLKEIITLNSCVLYPPHPDAPPHSVRERPPGCRTAFIGGLPENITEEILHEVFERCGQIETVRLGKKNFAHIRFVHHDAVEQAIYLSGFRMKIDNKDDKPNTGRLHVDYANARNDQHEWECEQRAMAREMRHQQQIQEERLRVPSPPPVTPFTVFDGNTLLEVIKSDSGFMKASQKLIAWLDRGSVDKRSSSLFYSLIQSSNTHVRRLLLEKQQHEEEVNQAKLLFKQRVQGILVQLGQIEHIFAASLKQKNWDHFTKAQRKNIDMWYKQVQEIKTSQQAEFLSERSEDEMDLSDAEGDSNEPPGKKKRSEDDDGNAGVSAEVAALKEENDSLKCQLAAYMNEGEMVKLEAKQTTEALERQITSLQNALKGMQQQLISQQAQMRRAQEEARTNTAAVRRSPSYGSKEEGIENEGKESGGTISGISSQETLVSSSGISLKEKEVWMLGLIACFLNVHPNGASVDYLWSYLSQIMTVRPREVEDLLDRLPSLFRQEVAGCGXTLERRWFFTGYQKTS